AGCGAGAGAGGAGAGATGAGGGAGTTATTGTGGGTAATGAATTAAACCTAAAAACTAATCTTTCTTAGGCCTCAAGCCACGTAAGACGAGAAACGCAGTCACTAAGACTACAGGGATGACAACCCACACAGGCTCAGGTATCGGCACAGGACTCTGAAGCTCTGGATACTCGCTACCAATCAAGTACAACACGAGACTACCCCCTTCTAAAGCAACGATAGCTATCTTTCCTGAACCACCGTCCTCACCACCAAGAATCTTAACATGGAGCGGCGTGTTATGAGTATTTCGATCCATCCCGACAGGAAGTACCCAAGGCTCTAGAACACCCCCAACGCTATTATAGAAAGCCACGACAAGATTCCTCTGCCCAGTATCAAGCTCGTTAACGGCATATGGAATAATGAACTTCCCCGAGCCAAGGTCGTAAGCAACCTTTACGAAGCTAGCGTTCCTGTCAGCAAGTGTGAGAACACCAGAACTAGAACCACTTACATCGATAACGCTCAAGTTAGCCCAACCTAAAGTATTCCAAGCAACAAGCCAGTGAGTCTCATTACTCGCAATCCAAGGATAGAAAGTAGTACTAGAGCCAACACTAACTAATGAACTCCTAACGACCCCAGGAGTTTCTTGCGTAAGATCGACTACAGCATAAATCAGAGAAGTACTAGATTCATTATAGACTGTCAACACACGCCCACCACTCAATAATCCAGCAGTATACATGGGGTAAACATTATAGTATGAATAGTATGAAGAACCGATAGCATATGTGGTCGCGCTAGGACCTTGATCGCCTTCACGACAATCAACACAGTGAGGGCTCGGCACACTTAGGTCGTATCCGGTCGTAACATTACCGTAAATCCCGACCATATCATGTGCTGTATTATCACCACCGAGATTATACCCTCTAGCAACTATGTAGAACCTCCTAGTAACCTCATCAAATAGTAAACCACCCATCACATCAACACCTATCTTCGGCACAGGCGACCCACTATAGATTACAGCGTATTTATACTCGCTTGTATATGAGGGCATGCTGTTAAGTAGGTTAATAGTATACCTACCTATAGTTGAGGTCTGAGAGCTATAACCCACTACCCACCACTTACTACCATCTTGGTGTATGTAGTGAGTGACTGTCGGGTGGTATTGGTTATAGCCGTGGTATATGTGTTGAGGTGTCGTAGGCTCTAGGTCTGGGTCTACTGGCACGTAACTATAAAGAACTGTCCGATCTTTACTTGTCGTGCCGACTCTCCTAGTGTAGTTTGTCCATACTAGGAGGAATCCTGTCTCATTCGCAGCTATATCTATCATCCCCCTAAACACGTTCGCGTACTTGCTCTGTGTTGGGTCTGAACTATATTTGTCTGGTCCGTACCTATACTCCCTCACTATATCACCGTCTTTACTCACAACGTATATTCTCAATGCCCAGTCGCCGCCATATTCAGAGAAAGCTACGCCTAAGTATTTGTGGTC
Above is a genomic segment from Zestosphaera sp. containing:
- a CDS encoding thermonuclease family protein; this translates as MNKKLGLLILVIIFLTLTTAIIPKPIKASDGVGIHDDFPHARVVVTHVVDGDTIHISPPVYVQGSYRTVVRLADIDAPELNQPEGAEAREALIGLLANYSGVVLLDIDKSENAVDEYGRVIAVAYVRVDDTTLLNVNKWMVENEYANIEDLENDFNPSKWSLYITYEKEKEKLPTINKIPLYTGDISYGTSWGVRVATTPDHKYLGVAFSEYGGDWALRIYVVSKDGDIVREYRYGPDKYSSDPTQSKYANVFRGMIDIAANETGFLLVWTNYTRRVGTTSKDRTVLYSYVPVDPDLEPTTPQHIYHGYNQYHPTVTHYIHQDGSKWWVVGYSSQTSTIGRYTINLLNSMPSYTSEYKYAVIYSGSPVPKIGVDVMGGLLFDEVTRRFYIVARGYNLGGDNTAHDMVGIYGNVTTGYDLSVPSPHCVDCREGDQGPSATTYAIGSSYYSYYNVYPMYTAGLLSGGRVLTVYNESSTSLIYAVVDLTQETPGVVRSSLVSVGSSTTFYPWIASNETHWLVAWNTLGWANLSVIDVSGSSSGVLTLADRNASFVKVAYDLGSGKFIIPYAVNELDTGQRNLVVAFYNSVGGVLEPWVLPVGMDRNTHNTPLHVKILGGEDGGSGKIAIVALEGGSLVLYLIGSEYPELQSPVPIPEPVWVVIPVVLVTAFLVLRGLRPKKD